A single Saccopteryx bilineata isolate mSacBil1 chromosome 9, mSacBil1_pri_phased_curated, whole genome shotgun sequence DNA region contains:
- the LOC136313561 gene encoding pulmonary surfactant-associated protein D-like isoform X1, producing the protein MAMLLLLSGLMLLTQPLSSLGTEGKNCTENSVTTTACALVTCGAAENGLPGRDGRDGREGPRGEKGDPGSPGAIGPMGLPGPVGLIGPKGDSGSAGEPGPKGDAGRPGPPGPAGVPGPAGREGPKGMQGNVGPQGNPGAKGEAGPKGEVGAPGMQGSAGTRGPPGPKGETGAPGERGAPGNAGVAGPAGAAGPQGPLGARGPPGLKGDRGAPGDKGAKGESGLPDVTALRRQVEALQGQVQRLQGTLSQYKKAELFPDGRSVGDKIFKTAGFLKPFQEAQKICTQAGGQLPSPRSAAENQALHQLLEAQKKGPAFLSMTDSKTEGKFTYPSGEPLVYSNWAPGEPNNSGGDEDCVEIYDTNGKWNDKSCAESRLVVCEF; encoded by the exons ATG GCCATGCTACTCCTTCTCTCCGGGCTGATGCTGCTCACACAGCCTCTCAGCTCACTGGGAACAGAAGGGAAGAACTGTACTGAGAATTCAGTGACCACCACTGCCTGCGCCCTGGTCACATGTGGTGCTGCGGAGAATGGCTTGCCTGGTCGTGATGGACGAGATGGGAGAGAGGGCCCCCGGGGCGAGAAGGGCGATCCAG GTTCACCCGGAGCTATAGGGCCAATGGGGTTGCCTGGACCAGTTGGTCTCATTGGGCCCAAAGGGGACAGTGGCTCTGCTGGAGAACCTGGACCGAAGGGAGATGCTGGACGACCGG GACCTCCAGGACCTGCAGGTGTGCCTGGTCCAGCTGGAAGAGAGGGTCCCAAGGGAATGCAGGGCAACGTAGGACCTCAAGGCAACCCTGGAGCAAAGGGAGAGGCTGGGCCCAAAG GAGAAGTGGGTGCCCCAGGCATGCAGGGCTCTGCAGGGACAAGAGGCCCCCCGGGTCCTAAAGGAGAGACAggcgcccctggtgagcgtggaGCCCCTGGCAATGCAGGGGTAGCAG GGCCTGCAGGAGCCGCTGGTCCACAGGGACCTCTAGGTGCCAGGGGTCCCCCAGGACTGAAGGGGGACAGAGGTGCACCTGGGGACAAAGGAGCAAAGGGAGAGAGTGGGCTTCCAG ATGTCACCGCTCTGAGGCGGCAGGTGGAGGCCTTACAAGGACAGGTACAGCGCCTTCAGGGAACCTTGTCTCAGTATAAGAAAG CGGAGCTCTTCCCTGACGGCAGAAGTGTTGGAGATAAGATCTTCAAGACAGCAggctttttaaaaccttttcagGAGGCACAGAAAATATGCACTCAGGCTGGGGGGCAGCTGCCCTCCCCACGCTCTGCAGCTGAGAATCAGGCCCTGCATCAGCTGCTTGAAGCTCAGAAAAAGGGTCCTGCATTCCTGAGCATGACTGACTCTAAGACGGAGGGCAAGTTCACCTACCCCTCAGGGGAGCCCCTGGTCTATTCCAACTGGGCCCCGGGGGAGCCCAACAATAGCGGTGGGGATGAGGACTGTGTGGAGATCTACGACACTAATGGCAAATGGAATGATAAGTCCTGTGCAGAATCACGCCTTGTGGTCTGCGAATTCTAA
- the LOC136313561 gene encoding pulmonary surfactant-associated protein D-like isoform X2 → MLLLLSGLMLLTQPLSSLGTEGKNCTENSVTTTACALVTCGAAENGLPGRDGRDGREGPRGEKGDPGSPGAIGPMGLPGPVGLIGPKGDSGSAGEPGPKGDAGRPGPPGPAGVPGPAGREGPKGMQGNVGPQGNPGAKGEAGPKGEVGAPGMQGSAGTRGPPGPKGETGAPGERGAPGNAGVAGPAGAAGPQGPLGARGPPGLKGDRGAPGDKGAKGESGLPDVTALRRQVEALQGQVQRLQGTLSQYKKAELFPDGRSVGDKIFKTAGFLKPFQEAQKICTQAGGQLPSPRSAAENQALHQLLEAQKKGPAFLSMTDSKTEGKFTYPSGEPLVYSNWAPGEPNNSGGDEDCVEIYDTNGKWNDKSCAESRLVVCEF, encoded by the exons ATGCTACTCCTTCTCTCCGGGCTGATGCTGCTCACACAGCCTCTCAGCTCACTGGGAACAGAAGGGAAGAACTGTACTGAGAATTCAGTGACCACCACTGCCTGCGCCCTGGTCACATGTGGTGCTGCGGAGAATGGCTTGCCTGGTCGTGATGGACGAGATGGGAGAGAGGGCCCCCGGGGCGAGAAGGGCGATCCAG GTTCACCCGGAGCTATAGGGCCAATGGGGTTGCCTGGACCAGTTGGTCTCATTGGGCCCAAAGGGGACAGTGGCTCTGCTGGAGAACCTGGACCGAAGGGAGATGCTGGACGACCGG GACCTCCAGGACCTGCAGGTGTGCCTGGTCCAGCTGGAAGAGAGGGTCCCAAGGGAATGCAGGGCAACGTAGGACCTCAAGGCAACCCTGGAGCAAAGGGAGAGGCTGGGCCCAAAG GAGAAGTGGGTGCCCCAGGCATGCAGGGCTCTGCAGGGACAAGAGGCCCCCCGGGTCCTAAAGGAGAGACAggcgcccctggtgagcgtggaGCCCCTGGCAATGCAGGGGTAGCAG GGCCTGCAGGAGCCGCTGGTCCACAGGGACCTCTAGGTGCCAGGGGTCCCCCAGGACTGAAGGGGGACAGAGGTGCACCTGGGGACAAAGGAGCAAAGGGAGAGAGTGGGCTTCCAG ATGTCACCGCTCTGAGGCGGCAGGTGGAGGCCTTACAAGGACAGGTACAGCGCCTTCAGGGAACCTTGTCTCAGTATAAGAAAG CGGAGCTCTTCCCTGACGGCAGAAGTGTTGGAGATAAGATCTTCAAGACAGCAggctttttaaaaccttttcagGAGGCACAGAAAATATGCACTCAGGCTGGGGGGCAGCTGCCCTCCCCACGCTCTGCAGCTGAGAATCAGGCCCTGCATCAGCTGCTTGAAGCTCAGAAAAAGGGTCCTGCATTCCTGAGCATGACTGACTCTAAGACGGAGGGCAAGTTCACCTACCCCTCAGGGGAGCCCCTGGTCTATTCCAACTGGGCCCCGGGGGAGCCCAACAATAGCGGTGGGGATGAGGACTGTGTGGAGATCTACGACACTAATGGCAAATGGAATGATAAGTCCTGTGCAGAATCACGCCTTGTGGTCTGCGAATTCTAA